atgtatcatcatattttgctcgttatctagatatgcctcgtgagtccttaatttcatttgttcatgtatatacgccagtgggcgatactattattgtggacggtgtgtatcagtcatgtgtagtgactattgggggattagagactagagttgatctcttattgcttagtatggttgatttcgatatgatcttgggtatggactggttgtcttcATGTCATGCTATGCTGGATTGTCATGCAAAGACCGTGAAGTTGGCGATGTCGGGgctgccaaggatcgagtggagaggttctctagattctgttcccagcagagtgattttgaaggcccaacggatggtcgGGAAGGGTTGTATGTCTTATTTGGCCTTtctgagggatgttggtgctgatactcctactattgattctgtgtcggtggtgcgagacttttcgaacgtgtttcctgcagacctgccgggcatgccgcccagcatggatattgacttttgtattgacttggtgctggaCACTCATCCCATTTTTATTCctccgtattgtatggcaccagctgagttgaaggaatttaatgagAAACTTCAataacttcttgataaggggcttattaggcctagtgtgtcgccatggggtgcaccgatcctgtttgtgaagaagaatgatggtactatgcggatgtgcatcgactataggcagttgaacaaagttacaatcaagaacaagtatcctttgccacgtattgatgatccaTTTGACCAGCTTCTGGGAGCAAGGATgctctctaagattgatttgagttatgggtatcaccagttaaagattcgggactaGGATTTTCTAAAGACAACATTTAGGACTCGTtacggtcactatgagttccttgtgatgtcttttgggctgaccaacgccccaacaacattcatgcatctgatacaacatcaacaacatacccagtattatcccatacCGTGGGTTCTGGggatggtagtgtgtacgcagaccttacccctacctagtgaGGATAGAGAGTTTGTTTCCAATATACCCTAGGCTTAGGAAATCATAAGCACTACATTAACGAAAATATAGATAATAAGGGACAAtaccaaaaaaaaatataaaagaagaataaaaacaacacgacagtaaggtgatcaacaatgaaagaaaacaacggttagtcataaaaacctactaccaacagaaagcgagactgtgtGCCAATACTACTGCTATGaatactctagactacctactatactaccttaatcctcgacctccataccttccaaTGGATAAGTCCCTCCTCCAACAAAACTCTAcattcttcgtccttgatgcacttcacttgatcCAAGTCATGCGCCTTCCTTTCTCGCATCTTGCctaacctgaacaacctcttatcccgACCTCGAccctcgagttcctcatacaaatGACTAAAAGCTGCAGTCTTGGCCGCCGTGACTGCTTgctttgcctctttcttagccaacttataattCTCCCTATTCGCTCTCTTCTCGTctttcatgcatatgatgaatagtgtatttcagccttagctcaactcatttgtcatagtattcattgatgatatcctggtgtactcacgtagctaggaggagcatgcctaACATTTGAGGATGGTGTTGCAGcagctgagagaggagaaactttataccaagttctctaagtgtgagttttggcttagttcagtggcgttcttggggcacgtgatgtccagtgagggaattaaggtggatccgaagaagatagatatggttcagagttagcccagaccgtcctTAGCTACGGATATTCAGAGCTTTCTTGGCTTtgccggttattatcatcgcttcatggagggtttctcatctaatGCAtctcctttgaccaaattgacccagaagggtgctccttttaggtggtcggatgagtgtgaggagagctttcagaagctcaaagcagcattgaccacagctccagttctagttctaccttcagGTTCTGATTCTTATACAGTGTGTTGTGATGCTTCACAGATTGGTATTGGGTATGTCTTGATGCATGGGGGTATAGTAATCGTTTATGATTCgagtcagttgaagccccatgagaagaactaccatgttcatgatttggagttggctgccattgttcatgcattgaagatttggaggcaatatctctatggtgtgtcttgtgaggtatttacagatcatcgaagtctccagcacttgttcaaacaaaaggatttaaatttgagacaacggcgatggttggagctgctaaaggactatgatattaccattctgtatcatcttgggaaggccaatgtggtggtcaatgccttgagtataaaggcggtgagtataggtagccttgcatttattcacGTTGGTGAGAGTCCGTTTGTAGTTGATGTTCAAgatttggccaaccagtttatgaGATTATACATTTCGGAGcgcagtcgggttctagcttgtgtggtttctcgctCTTCCTTATAGGATCGCAtgagagagcgccagtatgatgatccccatttactTGCCCTTAAGGgcatggttcagcacggtgatgtcagggatgttactattggggatggtGGGGTGCTGAGGATGCATGGTCAgatttatgtgcctaatgtagatgggttacgagagttgattcttgagtaagcccacagttcatggtattccatccatccgggtgctacgaagatgtactaggacttgaggcaacactattggtggaggaggatgaagaaggatatagtggggtttgtagctcagtgcatgaactatcagcaggtgaagtatgagcatcagagatcgggcgGACTGCTTCAAAAGCTTGAAATTaaagagtggaaatgggagcgtatcaccatggatttgtagttgggctcccatggacttctaggaagtttgatgctatttgggtgattgtagattgactgaccaagtctgcgcacttcattccagttgggactacgtattcttcggagtggttggctgagatttacatccacgagattgttctccttcacggtgtgccaatgtccatcatttcagatcgggcaTGCAATTTACATCGCATGTTTGAAGagtcgtgcagtgagagttgggcactaaggttgagttgagtataacatttcaccctcaaacgaatggatagtccgagcgcactattctgatattggaggatatgttacgcccttgtgtaattgattttgagggttcttgggatcggTTTCTGCCcctcgcagagtttgcctacaataacagatacaaatcgagcattcagatggctccgtatgaggtttTGTATGGTAGATGGTATAGATCTCTGATGGGTTAATTTGagttgggtgaggctaggctattgggtactaacttggtttaggatgctttgaagaatgttaaattgattcaggattgactttgcACGGTGCAGtcgagacagaagagttataccaaTCAgatggttcgtgatgttgctttcatggttggggagaaggtagtgctcaaggtttcacccatgaagggtgttatgaggtttggaaacaagggcaagttgagccctcgatatattgggccgTTCGAGGTGCTTCaaaggattggggaggtggcttacaagcttgcctttccacctagtctgtcgagtgtgcatccaatatttcatgtttctatgctccgaaaatatgtcggtgatccatctcatgttttggatttcagcacggttcagttggatggtgattccacttatgatgtggagccggtggccattttgggatggcaggttcgaaggttgcgatcaaaggacatagcttcagtgaaggtacagtagagatcgggtggttaacagatcaaggTTTAAAGTAAAAGGATTGCTGAAGCTGGGAGTCTTCTAGTGCAAtagcacctgcggagctttgatcgcaggtgcgagcagtGGAGTGCAGGTGCGGACTAGAAAGGATTGTGCAGTAGTCGTAGGCACAGAAAGGTTTCCGCATATGCGAATGCCCATCAGCAAATGGTCTACCATAGAAGCGAAATTGACATGTTGTGTtagagtcgcagaagcgaaggaaggTTCGCAGATGCAGTCCCCCAGGTGCAAGGCTGGGACCGCAGGAGCACGAGATCGGCTATTAAGTGTGTTTCACAGAAGCAAAGTTTTCTCGTCAAAAGTGGATGCGCAGGTACGAGCCCAGGCCTCGCAgttgcggaaatgcctgggcagtgtttaaattcTTGGGATTCCAAGATtctatcatttttggactttgcaaactcggattagggcgatttttgagagggatttcgcttgtggttatttttattcaataattatgtttccccattgaatttcccacctagtttgtgtgttttttaggtggaatttgggagtttgaggctatggattttgagagtttaatttgaggatttaagTGACGATTtcgtgtcggattttgataaatttggtatggttagactcgtggatGAATGAGcttccagattttgtgacttttattggattaagagacgtgggcccgagggacatcttttgagttaactttttgacttttgtctaagaacttagtattttcttatggaactGATTCTCTttgctcgtgttgattgtatcgaactgtttgtggctagattcgaggcatttggaggccgtttCACAGGGCAAGGGCTTGtcggagtagggatttgcacagtttgagttaagtaacacctctaaacttggttctaagagTATGAGAccctgaattacatgttatgtgattggtgttgaggtgacgcacatgctaggtgacgggcgtatgggcgtgcactgtaaGAATTATAActtggtcgattccatggaactataGTTGATTAATCTTATCGTTATCTGTATTTTCatcatgtgttaaagaaattgagttgccactcatgttagaaatcatgcttaggctgcGTGTTGGTACTGTAgcgacccacagaggtcgtgttatattttgagttatttgctaaattgtcattttgtactcagtcacatcctttattgcatattatatctcagtatttgttgtcctttattgatacattatgtCTTCATTACTTGGGTTGCTTATCATGATACTTGAGAGCATGAGAgattagagagattgatgattgagtgaggccgagggtctgattgtgaCGATATTTAtgggagtgggttgcacgccgcaatatgttattttgattcatgccatgattggcttattataacgATTGGGCTAGAATTGCTCCTCTAGAGCTTGCACATCCACTatgcgagtgccgagcgactaggaggactgagtggccgtgaggatggagtgactatgaggaatgagtgactgtaaggttggtgtgaatgggaggactgggtgactgatactttgagagtatgcatatgatttcattattgtttgtACATCAGTTGGCATATATAACTGTCATGTAGTTACTGAGATGTGCGAGATCCtatttcaattgaacttgacatgatttAACTATTTCAGCTTTaaatgtcgaacttgaaagcatgcctactttcctgtACTGTAATTCATGCAATTGAACTGTAcccgtgaagctcgtcactacttgcAGTTcaatagttagtcttgttacttactgagttggttgtactcacactacacccttcACTTCGTGTATAGATCCAGGTGTTTCTGGACATGGTGGGTGTTGTTTTAGTTCATTTTTAATTTAAAAGTGTGGGAAATATTTTAAGGTGTCGGATTTCCTAGTaccatgttaggcgccattagGACAtgctaagttttgggtcgtgacactttatgAAGCCTACATTCAATTGTCATTAAGGTATCTTTCATAAAGAGGACCTAATCATTCTTGTTATagccaaaaatgataattttTAAAGCTGGGTATGATTACTTCATTTAGATATTAATTTAGATACTAATTTAGACTTCATGGATACTTGATTTCATAACATGTAAATTTCCTTTGTCTGTATAAGATCACAACCCCACTTGAAGTGTCTATGTATAACTGACTGAATATTGCATGTATCCATGTTTGTCTTCATGACTTTATAATTCCATGCTTTTGTTTTGAAGTTATATTCAGTCCTATCCTTTCTGCTTTTCTGAATCTGATTTTCAATCCTATGAGGAGTTGTCTATTGGTACTAACTGAACATAGTGGTTTGTTTAAGATTAGTATTATTTTGAGAAGGGAGTCTGTTAGAGCATCTTTAGGAACTCCATGTTGAATTTATAACCTATAATATTACTAAGAAACCTCATCATCTTTCTAGTACTTCTGATAATGCCTAAGAAGTTGTTTGGTGTTTTTGTTTGTTTAACTCTTTGTTAATGCTTTCTAAGAAATCCAAACAGTGTGGTCAGTCTATGCATGTGCTAATGGCAATACTTAAGCTAATCAACTCACGATTAGTTTACCAGGGTAGGAGTACCTGTATTTCTTGTGTTGCTGCATATATGAACTTTGTATTCTTTATATTCCCTTTGGATGTGTTTTTCCCTAATGTTTAGACCTTTAACAGTATGTTATAATATTTCTGCTTCTCTCTTATATGTGCTCTAAAGTCTGACCTTAATATTTACCTAACGTGTGGATTGTTCATCTAGTGTTAGAAACAATGTAGAATTGTTTGTGTGTAATGTTACTCTGTTAAAAGGGAAAGTATACTTTTGTGGTAGGGGATATTATAacatttagtttacattgaaagggactcattggcacttaaacccataGGAAAAAATAAATcgttagtggttaggggtatttgggagcggAGTTTAACTCTAGGATGGGCTGCCCTCCCggacacaagcattgccctgggccttgagacccttgggaactttgaagtgtcaggggATACAAAGGGtgcatcgaccttgagtagaactCCCTCCTTAGCCTCTAATTCATTAacatttttgtttctttatgggtttggtgtttaatgacaacgaaaggttttcaatataaattattttccatgtaTAACCACTGCATTAGTTTAATCTCTCATAGTGTTAAAGTATTGATATTTTAATATATTCTTGTTCCAGTCATTTGTGTATATATTTCATACATGGTTGAATATGTTGAATATATGGAGAATGTGTCTAATGACATTCTTTCTGTTTTGGACATGTACATCCATTTAGGCCTGGTGAACTtctaaggaactcaggcccaatcCCAGCCTTGTTGCTTTGTCGCATCTTTGTTGtcatgtatataacactcatatattagatcacATACTTTATTTTATGCTTTAATGTCATATAAAACTTAGGCAAGCCCTAAAGAACATAGCACTAAAAGAATTAGATAAGTAATTAATCCACATTTCACTAACTATCGCTCACCTTCCTTTTCTTAAAAAGATTTTGAAGCCCAGAACTTAGTAAAAACTGCAGCCCTATTTTCAAAAGAAATCAGATTTAAATCGCATGCTTTACTATCAAGAGGAAAATCAGAATTTTCATAAAAGATGAAGAACTATCGCCCCAAAAATGGACTTTCAAAAGATTGCTTTTATTCAAAGTTTTAAAGatcaaggtatatcttaggcttGCATTCTTACAAACATCTCTTAGATCAGTTACATGTACATTCATTCCCTACACCAAGTGTTTCATAACTTAACCTCTTTTCACatgctttataaatataaaccATTTACATACACCTTTTATAACTATTCTAATCCACCAACATATCTTTAAATTCCTTCATAAATTCACATCCTTTTAAAGGTCTTACGCTCCTTTTATTATACTCTCCCTTAGGTATATAGTAAGTCGTACTCTTTAATACTAATTAAGGCGTAGTGCAAATAATTGATCCCAAACATAGTCTAAATCCTacggagctacctcaggtaggtTTTATCGGtgtctaacaccttccccttagatgaacaagaacccttacccataatctcactggttagtagactaataaagaatataatttagtaattaaatatgTACCCtagtatacttttaaatattaggtggcaactctttAATCAACAATacagaaaccacaagttgaatcttattttgacaagtgcaaaataaggtgcaacaacatggcaactctgctggggattcacacttaggttctgaccttagcataCTTAGACTAATTTGGCATCTAGATTTATTTGTATGTTGCTTTAATTATAGATAAAATT
The DNA window shown above is from Nicotiana tomentosiformis chromosome 8, ASM39032v3, whole genome shotgun sequence and carries:
- the LOC138897900 gene encoding uncharacterized protein; amino-acid sequence: MVDFDMILGMDWLSSCHAMLDCHAKTVKLAMSGLPRIEWRGSLDSVPSRVILKAQRMVGKGCMSYLAFLRDVGADTPTIDSVSVVRDFSNVFPADLPGMPPSMDIDFCIDLVLDTHPIFIPPYCMAPAELKEFNEKLQ